ACCTTGTGCATTTCTCTCGGATGTAGAACGCGCTTGTCGGAAATACAATTCATGGCCTGCCAGTGCGACGCCCGAAACACGAATTGCTTGAAATTTAAGCAGGTCATACCGCCACATTGCCCCATTGCCCCGCAGCGCCGCCCCGCCTAAGAAGCCAGCGACGGTGTGAGAGAGGCAGATGACAGTCACGGCGATCATCGTGGCCGCGGGGCGCGGCACCAGGGCGGGCGGTGACCGTCCCAAGCAATATCAGACGCTTGCGGGGCGCCCAATGCTGGCGCACACCTTGGCCGCCTTTATGGCGCATCCCCGAGTCGACGCGCTGGTGGCGGTGGTTCATCCCGAGGATGACGCGTTTTTCACCGATGTGGCGGGGGTGTTGGCGGCCGAGGTCACCCCGGTTCGAGGCGGCGCCACCCGCGACGCCTCGGTCATGGCCGGGGTCGACGCCGTGCCCGGAGGCACGACGCGGGTTCTGATCCATGACGGCGCGCGGCCTCTGGTGAATGCGGACCTGATCGACCGGGTGATCGACGCGCTGGACACCCATCCCGGCGCCGCCCCCGCGCTGCCGGTGACCGATGCGCTCTGGCGGGGCGCGGAGGGCTTGGTCGAGACCCCCCACCCGCGCGACGGGCTCTATCGCGCGCAGACGCCCCAAGGATTCCGGCTGGATGCAATTCGCGCTGCCCATGGCGCGCATCCGGGCGGCGCAGCCGACGATGTCGAGGTGGCTCTGGCCGCCGGGCTGTCCGTGGCGATCGTCGCGGGCGACGAAGACAACATCAAGATCACCCACGGCCCGGATTTCGCCCGCGCCGAACGGGTCCTCAGGGAGAGGGACATGGATATTCGCACCGGCAACGGTTTCGACGTGCACGCCTTCTGCGAGGGCGACGGAGTGATTCTCTGCGGCGTAAAGGTGCCGCACGACAAGGCGCTCAAGGGCCACTCGGACGCCGATGTCGGCATGCATGCGGTGACCGACGCGATCTACGGGGCGCTGGCCGAGGGCGATATCGGCACGCATTTCCCGCCTTCCGACCCGCAATGGAAGGGCGCGGCTTCCGACATCTTCCTCAAGCATGCCGTTGGCCGGGTGGCCGAGCGCGGCTTCCGCATCGCCAATGCCGATCTCACTCTGATCTGCGAACGGCCCAAGATCGGTCCCGTGGCAGGCGCGATGCGAACCGAGATGGCGCGACTGATGGGACTCGACGAGGACCGGATCAGCGTGAAAGCCACGACCTCGGAACGGCTTGGCTTCACCGGGCGCGAAGAAGGGATCGCGGCGCTTGCCACCGTGACGCTGGTGCGACCGTGATGCTGGCCCGCATGGTCGCAACCCTATTCGGCGTGGGCTTCCTGCGGCCGGCTTCGGGCACCTGGGGGTCGCTGGCCGCGTTGCCGCTGTTCTGGGCGCTCCACGTCCTCGGCGGGCCGTGGCTGGCCCTGGGCGCCACTGCGCTGGTCACGCTAGCGGGCTGGTGGGCGGTGCGCGACGCCTCCCGCGGCACCACCGACCCGGATCGCAGCGAATATGTAATCGACGAAGTGGCAGGCATGTGGCTCGCGCTCATGCCGGTCTCGTTCGGGGCAGCGGTGGCCGGTGTCGGCGTTCTCGACCTCTATCCCGGCTGGATCGCGGCGTTCCTCGGCTTCCGCCTCTTCGACATCTGGAAGCCGGGCCCCATCGGCTGGGCGGATCGCCAGAACACGCCCCTCGGCGTGATGCTGGACGACGTGCTGGCCGGGTTTGCCGCCGGGCTTTTGGTCATTGCGCTGGCGGCCGTGTCGCATATTTTCCTGCTATGACCATTCGACCCGACACCCTCGTTGCCCTCGCCCGCGAGCGCGGCATCACGATCGCCGCCGCCGAAAGCTGTACCGGCGGCATGCTCGCGGCGGCCATCACCGACATACCCGGCGCGTCCAAGATGTTCGACTGCGGGTTCGTCACCTATTCCAACGCGGCCAAGCAGGCGTTGCTGGACGTGCGGGCCGAGACGCTGGCGGCGCATGGCGCGGTGTCGGAGGCGGTCGCCACCGAGATGGCGCAAGGCGCGCTCGATCGCTCGGCGGCGGATTTCGCCGTGGCCATTACCGGCATCGCGGGGCCCGGCGGCTCGGACCACAAGCCCGAAGGCCGGGTCTGCTTTGCCCTTGCCCGCCGCGGCGCGGAGGTCGAGACCGAGATGGTGGATTTCGGCCGGCTCGGGCGGGACCGGGTCCGCGCGGCGAGCCGGGACCACGCGCTCTCGATGCTGACCGAGGCTATCGGCGAGGCCGAATAACCGCGCGGCTTGCCGCGCTTCGGGAGATCGGTGCCCAAAGGCTTCCCCCAGCGCTGCCGGGCGTTCCCCTATGCTCAGGCCTCCTCGGTGAGGCCAAGCCCCGCCAAGGTGGCGCCAAGCGCTTCCGGGTCCGGCCCCTCGCTAGCCATGCAACTCTCCCACAGTCGCGCCGCGCGACCCGGCCCGAGCAGGCTCTCGGCCTTCGCCCGCAGCCTCTGTGCGCGGGTGTCTATCGCCAGCGGCGCATCGAGGTCATGCGACGCCTCCGCAGCACCGGTCGCGGTCTCCACGATCACACGCGCCGCGGTCTCGGGCATGGACTCGTCCACCGCCACCGTCACCCGGTCTCGCAGGGCGACCAACGCGGGGTCAACGCAGGCCGCGTCGGAAAACGTGGCGAGCGCGGCGGTGTCGCGTCCCGCAAGCACCATCGCCGCGATCAGCCGATAACTGAACTTGGCGCCAAGCCCAGTCTGCGGGGCGGGCTGATTACAGACCTTCAGCCAGCGCGGATGAGTTAGAACGGTCACCCCGCGCACGGTCGCCGGATCCAGCGGGGTCAGGGTCTTCAGCGCCTCGATCATCGCTTGCGTGCCATGGCAGCATGCATGGAACTTGTGGCTCACGCCTTCGAACAGCCAGTGGCGGCCCAGACCGTCCAGCGCATCCCGCGCGGCGCTGCCCCCATGGGTTTCACCGAAGCCCTGCGTGCCGTCGAACCCGTCGGGTGTCGAAACGAAGCCGCGGGCCGCCAGTTGCGCCGCCTCGGCGCCATTCGCGGCGGCAATGCCGGCGTTGTAGGGCTTGCCCATGGTACCGAACTGCGATTTCAGTCCAGAGGCGCGGGTGGAGACCAATCCCACAGCCTGCGCCCCGTCGGCGCCCAGAAGCCGCGCACCGGCCAGCGCCGCCCCGAAGGCGCCCGCTGTCGCCGTCTGGTGAAATCCGGCCTGGTAATGACTGCGCCCCAGCCAGATGCCGACACGGATCGACGCTTCGACCCCGACCAGCGCCGCCTCGAGAAAGGCCCGTGCGTCCGCGCCCGTCTTCTGCGCAAGCGCCAGCGCGGCAGGGACCACGGCCACCGACGGGTGGCCGATATGGGCGAAATGGGTGTCGTCGTAGTCGAGCGCGTGGGAGACCGCGCCATTGGCCAGCGCCGCCGCCCGCGCCGGCACCCGCGCCGCGGCGCCGACCAGCCCGGCCTGCGCCGCCCCGCCTTCCTCGCGCACCATGTCGCGCACCAGACGCGCGACGGGTTCGTCGGCACCGGCCAGCGCGCAGGCCGCCCAGTCGAAGACCGACAGACGCATCATCCGCTCGGACGCTTCGGTGCCGCGCGCCGAGTCCGCGAATTCGGCCAGTTCTTCGGTGATCCTGCCCATGCGCCCCTCCTCTCGCGCCAGACTGCCCCGGCCTCGCGGCACCTTCAAGGGCCATGAGCGGAGGTCAGCAGTGTGCTGTGCCGTAAAGCTCTTCGGCGCGCTCCTCGAAGGCGCGCACGATGCGCTGCATCGCCTCGTTGAACACCGCCCCGATCACGCTTTGCAGCACCCGGTTCTTGAACTCGAAATCGACGAAGAAATCGACCTTGCAACGCCGTTCGCCGATATCTTCGAACTTCCAGTGCGACTTGAGGTAGCGGAACGGCCCGTCGAGATACTCGGTGTCGATCCGGTAGAGGTCTGGCCAGAGGGTCACCCGGCTGCCGAAGCGCTCGCGGAACACCTTGAACGAGATCACAAGGTCGGCCTCCATGACCTCGTGATCTCCGAACGGGGTGCGTGAGCGGATGCGCGCCGCTGCCGTCCAGGGGAGGAATTTCGGATAGGAGGCGACATCGGCGACGAGGTCATACATCTCCTGCGCCGAATACGGCATCTCGCGGTTCTCGGAATGTCTCGGCATGATCCCGCTTTGCTGCTGACAGTGGGCTGCCATTTCTGCTAGTGAGCAGCCGAAATCAAGGGGGAAGGCATGGGCAAGCGACCCTATGTCATAGACGAGATGCTCTCGGCCAAGACGATCGCCGCCCGGGTCGAGGCGCTGGCCGCCGAGATCGCCCGGCATTTCGCCGACAGCGACAAGCTCGTGGTCGTCGGACTCCTGCGCGGCTCCTTCGTGTTCATTGCCGATCTCGTGCGCGAGTTGCGCCGGCCTGTGGAGGTCGATTTCATCGAGACCTCGTCCTACGGCAATGCCACCGAAAGCTCGCGCGAAGTGCGCATCCTCAAGGACCTTCGCGGCAAGATCGAGGGGCGCGACGTTCTGGTGGTCGAGGACATCGTCGATACCGGGCACACGCTGTCGCACGTTCTGCACTTGCTGCAGGCGCGCGCGCCGCGTCGGCTTGAATGCTGCGCGCTACTCGACAAGCCCTCGCGGCGCGAGGTGGGCGTTAAGGCGACCTGGGTCGGGTTCGAGATCCCCGACGAGTTCGTGGTTGGCTACGGCATCGACTATGCCCAGCTCAACCGCAATCTGCCCTTCATCGGCGCGGTGCGGTTCACCGGGTAACGCTGCACTGGCTGCAGCGGGCAAGGCGTTGGGTGCACACCCCGCCAAGCGCGCGGCGGGTGGCTTTCATCCTTGCCGTCTTGGCGCTCTGCCTTAGGCTGGCCTTGGTGGACCGGCTGCTTGGCTGGCCCGACTGGCTGACGGTCAGTTCGGGCGGGCGTGGCCGGATCGGGATGTGAGGCTCGCAGCGCCCTTGCCGTCGTCCCGCCCGGCCCTAGCCTTGCCGCCGGGAAAGGAGGCCGTCATCAGTACATTCGCGAACCGCTCGCTTGCGCCCGTCACGGTCGTACAGCTCATTGCCGGCATGGCGCTTTTCGGCTCGGCCACGCCGATGAGCAAGATCATCGGCGACGCGTTTCCGGTCTTCACGGCGTCCTTCGCGCGGATGGTGATCGCGAGCGCGGTACTCGCGCCAATCGTCTGGCTGACAACCGCGCGCTTCACCGAGATGCGGCGGTCGGACCTGTGGGTGATGATGGGGATCGCTGCGGCCGGCATGGTGGGCTTCACCGCGACGATGCTGTTCGGGATGCGCCTGACCACCGGCGTGATCGGCGCGACGATCATGAGCTCGACCCCCGCGGTCACGGCGCTGGCCGCCGTTCTGTTCCTCGGCGCGGCCATGAACTGGCGCAAGGCCGGCGCACTGTCGCTGGCCGTGGCGGGCTGCGTCGCGATCAACCTGCTGCGTGATCCCGGAGCGGGCGACGGTGACGCGGTGGCGCTGGGCGCAATACTCGTGGCACTCGCCGTTTGCCTTGAGACCGCCTTCACGCTTCTCTCGCGCCGTCTGTCGGAGGGGATCACGTCGCTCGAGGCGACGCTTGGCGCCTCGCTCATGGCGATGCCGCTGTTCGTGGCGCTGGCGCTGATATTCGACTCCGCGCCTTTCCAGCCGCTTGACGCAGGGGCCTGGGATTGGGCTGCGCTGGTCTACTGGGGCGCGGCCACCGGGGGCCTGGCGCCGGTTCTATGGTATCGCGGGGTGCGCAGCGCGCCCGGGGCGTTGACCGCCGCCAGCATGGCGGTGATGCCGCTGACCGCCCTCGGGCTGTCCTACCTGCTGCTCGGCGAGGCGTTCCGCTGGGTGCACCTTCTGGGCTTCGGGCTGGTCTTTGCCGGGCTCGCCCTGATGATCCTGGAACAGGCTACGCGGGACTGAGCCCGCCGGCACAACGAAAAAGGGCCGTGCCACGGCACGGCCCCTTTCCATGGATCGAGAAACGCCTCAACGCTTGGAGAACTGGAAGCTGCGGCGAGCCTTCCGGCGGCCGAACTTCTTGCGTTCGACCACGCGGCTGTCGCGGGTCAGGAACCCCGCGGCCTTGAGCGGCGCCCGCAGGCTGGGATCATAAAGCTGCAGCGCCTTGGAGATGCCGTGCTTGACGGCCCCGGCCTGGCCCGACAGCCCGCCGCCCTTGACGGTGGCCTGCACGTCGAACTGGTCTTCCACGCCGGCCACAGTGAAGGGCTGACGCAGGATCATCTGCAGCACCGGGCGCGCGAAGTACTTGTTGATTTCCTTGCCGTTGACCGAGACCTTGCCCGAGCCCGGCTTGATCCAGACGCGGGCCACCGCGTCTTTGCGCTTGCCGGTGGCGTAGGACCGGCCCAACTCGTCGCGGACGGGTTCGCGCGGGGTTTCCGCTTCGGCGACGACCGCGGCCTCGCCCGAGACGACCTCGTTCAACTGATCGAGGGATTTCACTTCTTCGGCCATCATGCGCTCCGGGTATTCTTGGCGTTCAGGGACTTGACGTCCAGCACTTCGGGCTGCTGCGCCTCGTGCGGGTGTTCGGCCCCGGCATAGACGCGCAGGTTGGTCATCTGCTTGCGCGACAGGCGGTTGCCCGGCAGCATCCGCTTCACGGCCTGCATCACCACGCGTTCGGGGTGCTCGCCGTCCAGGATCTGCTCGGCGGTGCGGTGCTTGATGCCACCCGGGTAGCCGGTGTGCCAGTAGTACTTCTTGTCCCAGCGCTTCTTGCCAGTCATCTGCACCTTGTCGGCGTTGATGACAATGACGTTGTCGCCCATGTCCATGTGGGGCGTGAAGGTCGCCTTGTGCTTGCCGCGCAGGCGCATGGCGACGATCGAGGCGAGACGGCCCAGCACGACGCCTTCGGCGTCGATGAGGATCCATTTCTTTTCGATCTCCGCCGGGGTCGCGGTGTAGGTTTTCATGGTGCTGCCCTATCGGCTGAATGGTCCTGGACGGGCGCGGTTGCCCCGTCCCCTCGGATGGCGCAGTTCTAAGGATTTCGCACGTCCAGTCAAGCGCACCAGTCATGAATTTCCCGTGGATTATCAGTGTGCTGCAATTTAGGTATTATACTACCTCATCTTTTCATCCACGACGTGCGGCGCATTCGAATGGTTTGCGCAGACCAGTAACATTTGATTTTTCGGCCGGCCCGCCCCACCACACTCTCGCTGGATGGAGCGCTTTTCGCCGTCGTGATCACCGACGCGGACCCGGACATTCGGAATGTGTCTCGACAGACGAAAGCTTTCCAACAAAAGACAGCTTCCATGAACCTGGCAAGACTTCGACTCGCCGCCCGGATGCTGCTGGGTGCGCCGCCAGCGTTCTGAGTGCATTCTCTGCCGATGAAGACACCGCAACGGCGGTGACGGCAACGGTCGATGGCCTCCGCATGGCGCTTGGCACCCTGAACGCCAATGCCTCTGTCCAAGGCGACCCGAACGGGCGCAGCGAGATCAACTTGAACGCGGCGTCCGATGCGGTCTCGGGCCGCAACGCGTTTCCAGGCAATTCCTTCAATGCGGAGGTCGCTCTAAGCGCCGGCAGCCTCCGACGAGCCCATGCAGCGCGGCTTGTCCGGCGGTTTCTCCGGCGGCTTCGACTTCTTCAGCGCCGAGATCCTGTTCACCCCGATCGGGAACACGGTGTTCCACGTCGTCTTCTTCGCCCTCGCGGACAAGGACACGCCGGCCATGACCCGCGGGCTTTGCATGGCGGTCCACCGATGTGCAAACGGATACCGGGGGCACCCATGTCGTTCTTCGACAGCGCCGACGCGCTGCGTTTCGGGCACTCCATTGCGCCCGGAGGCAACGCGCCCTGTCCTTTCTCGGCGTGACCTTAACCGAGGCCGAGGTCGCTCGGGAGGGGATCGACGCGGGACTGGACGGGTTCGCCTCGATCGGACGGACGGTTCCAACTACGGCGAACCCGTGGCCGCAATCCCCGCGGTGCCGCTACCGGCCTCTCTGGCGGTGCTGCCGCGCGGCCTGGCCGGGGCCTGGGCCTCATGCAACGACGCAAACGCCACTGAACGGATCCGATGAAGGAGAGCCCAAGGCGCGGCAGATCCGCAACGCCGCGCCCGTTCGGGAGAATTCGGGGCCGCGCGACCGAAAATCTCTTGATCGACTCAACCGAAACCCCTAGGTGCGCTCCACACGATCGGAACCGATCCCAACTTCGGATTTCCCGGGGGGGCGCTAAGGGACCGACTGGATTCAATCTGCTGGTCAGAAGGGGAGCGCCATGAAAGACGCCAACCTCTTCCAACTGGGGATCGGTCTGGAGACAGGCGCCCATGCGGAAGACACCCGCAGCCACTCGGCTGCACCCATAACCCGCGACGTGTTCGACGACACCCGCGACGATCACTTCATCCGCCGTGACGGCCGCGTGTTCGCCGGCACCCATCTCATCATCGAGGTGGTGAACGGTCACGGGCTCGACGACGAGACGCGCATCCAGAACGCATTCCGCGACTGCGTGGATGAATGCGGCGCAACGCTGCTGCACATCCATACGCACAAGTTCAGCCCCCAGGGCGTGAGCGGCGTGGCGGTGCTGGCCGAAAGCCACATCTCCGTCCACACCTGGCCCGAAATCGGCTATGGTGCCTTCGACGTGTTCATGTGCGGCGATGCAGAGCCATGGCGGGCTGTCGACGTGCTGGCCCGCGCCTTCGGGACCGAGGATGTCCGCGTGAAGGAACTGCTGCGCGGCGACGGCCTGGTGAGCGAAGAACAGGCGGCATGACCGACTGGGTCCGCGAAACGCTGCACCGCGACTACGCGCAATCCCTGCGCGTGGAGCGCATGCTTTATGACAGCGAAACCGACCATCAGCGGCTGAAAGTGTTCGAGAACGGCACCTTCGGCCGCGTGCTCACGCTGGACGACGTGGTGCAGACTACCGAGGGCGACAATTTCATCTATCACGAGATGATGACCCATGTGCCGATCCTGGCCCATGGCGCGGCACGGCGCGTGCTGATCGTCGGCGGCGGCGATGGCGGCATGGCGCGCGAGGTGTTGCGACACGAGAGCGTCGAGCATGTCACCATGGTCGAGATCGACGGCGGTGTTGTCGAGTTCTCGAAGGAC
This genomic window from Rhodovulum sp. ES.010 contains:
- a CDS encoding type II toxin-antitoxin system RatA family toxin, producing the protein MPRHSENREMPYSAQEMYDLVADVASYPKFLPWTAAARIRSRTPFGDHEVMEADLVISFKVFRERFGSRVTLWPDLYRIDTEYLDGPFRYLKSHWKFEDIGERRCKVDFFVDFEFKNRVLQSVIGAVFNEAMQRIVRAFEERAEELYGTAHC
- a CDS encoding DMT family transporter, encoding MALFGSATPMSKIIGDAFPVFTASFARMVIASAVLAPIVWLTTARFTEMRRSDLWVMMGIAAAGMVGFTATMLFGMRLTTGVIGATIMSSTPAVTALAAVLFLGAAMNWRKAGALSLAVAGCVAINLLRDPGAGDGDAVALGAILVALAVCLETAFTLLSRRLSEGITSLEATLGASLMAMPLFVALALIFDSAPFQPLDAGAWDWAALVYWGAATGGLAPVLWYRGVRSAPGALTAASMAVMPLTALGLSYLLLGEAFRWVHLLGFGLVFAGLALMILEQATRD
- a CDS encoding phosphatidylglycerophosphatase A → MVATLFGVGFLRPASGTWGSLAALPLFWALHVLGGPWLALGATALVTLAGWWAVRDASRGTTDPDRSEYVIDEVAGMWLALMPVSFGAAVAGVGVLDLYPGWIAAFLGFRLFDIWKPGPIGWADRQNTPLGVMLDDVLAGFAAGLLVIALAAVSHIFLL
- the rpsI gene encoding 30S ribosomal protein S9, with the translated sequence MAEEVKSLDQLNEVVSGEAAVVAEAETPREPVRDELGRSYATGKRKDAVARVWIKPGSGKVSVNGKEINKYFARPVLQMILRQPFTVAGVEDQFDVQATVKGGGLSGQAGAVKHGISKALQLYDPSLRAPLKAAGFLTRDSRVVERKKFGRRKARRSFQFSKR
- a CDS encoding bifunctional 2-C-methyl-D-erythritol 4-phosphate cytidylyltransferase/2-C-methyl-D-erythritol 2,4-cyclodiphosphate synthase — its product is MTVTAIIVAAGRGTRAGGDRPKQYQTLAGRPMLAHTLAAFMAHPRVDALVAVVHPEDDAFFTDVAGVLAAEVTPVRGGATRDASVMAGVDAVPGGTTRVLIHDGARPLVNADLIDRVIDALDTHPGAAPALPVTDALWRGAEGLVETPHPRDGLYRAQTPQGFRLDAIRAAHGAHPGGAADDVEVALAAGLSVAIVAGDEDNIKITHGPDFARAERVLRERDMDIRTGNGFDVHAFCEGDGVILCGVKVPHDKALKGHSDADVGMHAVTDAIYGALAEGDIGTHFPPSDPQWKGAASDIFLKHAVGRVAERGFRIANADLTLICERPKIGPVAGAMRTEMARLMGLDEDRISVKATTSERLGFTGREEGIAALATVTLVRP
- the speD gene encoding adenosylmethionine decarboxylase, whose product is MKDANLFQLGIGLETGAHAEDTRSHSAAPITRDVFDDTRDDHFIRRDGRVFAGTHLIIEVVNGHGLDDETRIQNAFRDCVDECGATLLHIHTHKFSPQGVSGVAVLAESHISVHTWPEIGYGAFDVFMCGDAEPWRAVDVLARAFGTEDVRVKELLRGDGLVSEEQAA
- a CDS encoding MmgE/PrpD family protein, producing MGRITEELAEFADSARGTEASERMMRLSVFDWAACALAGADEPVARLVRDMVREEGGAAQAGLVGAAARVPARAAALANGAVSHALDYDDTHFAHIGHPSVAVVPAALALAQKTGADARAFLEAALVGVEASIRVGIWLGRSHYQAGFHQTATAGAFGAALAGARLLGADGAQAVGLVSTRASGLKSQFGTMGKPYNAGIAAANGAEAAQLAARGFVSTPDGFDGTQGFGETHGGSAARDALDGLGRHWLFEGVSHKFHACCHGTQAMIEALKTLTPLDPATVRGVTVLTHPRWLKVCNQPAPQTGLGAKFSYRLIAAMVLAGRDTAALATFSDAACVDPALVALRDRVTVAVDESMPETAARVIVETATGAAEASHDLDAPLAIDTRAQRLRAKAESLLGPGRAARLWESCMASEGPDPEALGATLAGLGLTEEA
- a CDS encoding CinA family protein, translating into MTIRPDTLVALARERGITIAAAESCTGGMLAAAITDIPGASKMFDCGFVTYSNAAKQALLDVRAETLAAHGAVSEAVATEMAQGALDRSAADFAVAITGIAGPGGSDHKPEGRVCFALARRGAEVETEMVDFGRLGRDRVRAASRDHALSMLTEAIGEAE
- the hpt gene encoding hypoxanthine phosphoribosyltransferase; this translates as MGKRPYVIDEMLSAKTIAARVEALAAEIARHFADSDKLVVVGLLRGSFVFIADLVRELRRPVEVDFIETSSYGNATESSREVRILKDLRGKIEGRDVLVVEDIVDTGHTLSHVLHLLQARAPRRLECCALLDKPSRREVGVKATWVGFEIPDEFVVGYGIDYAQLNRNLPFIGAVRFTG
- the rplM gene encoding 50S ribosomal protein L13, with product MKTYTATPAEIEKKWILIDAEGVVLGRLASIVAMRLRGKHKATFTPHMDMGDNVIVINADKVQMTGKKRWDKKYYWHTGYPGGIKHRTAEQILDGEHPERVVMQAVKRMLPGNRLSRKQMTNLRVYAGAEHPHEAQQPEVLDVKSLNAKNTRSA